In Streptomyces sp. P3, one DNA window encodes the following:
- the msrB gene encoding peptide-methionine (R)-S-oxide reductase MsrB has protein sequence MSYDVEKPDEQWRAELTPAEYAVLRQAATEPAFTGEYTDTKTRGVYSCRACGAELFTSETKFDSHCGWPSFFDPKDSDAVELIEDRSHGMLRTEVRCARCGSHLGHVFAGEGYQTPTDQRYCINSVSLRLAAED, from the coding sequence ATGTCGTACGACGTCGAAAAGCCGGACGAGCAGTGGCGGGCGGAGCTGACGCCGGCCGAGTACGCCGTCCTGCGCCAGGCCGCGACCGAGCCCGCGTTCACCGGCGAGTACACCGACACCAAGACCCGGGGCGTCTACTCCTGCCGGGCCTGCGGCGCCGAACTGTTCACCTCCGAGACCAAGTTCGACTCCCACTGCGGCTGGCCGTCGTTCTTCGACCCGAAGGACAGCGACGCCGTGGAGCTGATCGAGGACCGCTCGCACGGGATGCTGCGCACCGAGGTGCGGTGCGCAAGGTGCGGGTCCCACCTCGGACACGTGTTCGCGGGCGAGGGCTACCAGACCCCGACCGACCAGCGGTACTGCATCAACAGCGTCTCCCTGCGGCTGGCGGCGGAGGACTGA